Proteins found in one Megalobrama amblycephala isolate DHTTF-2021 linkage group LG5, ASM1881202v1, whole genome shotgun sequence genomic segment:
- the samd4a gene encoding protein Smaug homolog 1 isoform X2, translated as MMFRDQVGVLAGWFKGWNECEQTVALLSLLKRVSRTQARFLQLCLEHSLADCTELHVLEREANNPVVISQWQSEPKERVISLVLTHLPLLKPGNVEAKVEYMSLLPKILSHTIEHGRHLEESRQLLSYALIHPATSLEDRANLALWLNHLEERAAARGAGDSLERVPSSHHGQPPHLYPHHQRYGSDDRLNGWQSSRDSGLGSWQQQQQGCENGHLSLYPSSSVPSTINAVGTGSGTNTILSGGQHSPLRRSVSLTPPMSGGSNQPLGHGWLSQEDLRPRGPAPDHAPISPQSSVASSGSGGSEHLEEHAAVRSTFHEEGSGMRDVPAWLKSLRLHKYAGLFSTMTYDEMMSLTEQQLEAQQVTKGARHKIIISIQKLKDRQNMLRCLEKDILEGGNLRAPLQELHQIIQTPIKTCSTEDSSQRHLLSAEGKSSIASSHLGGGETEGSSTVIAEGDIPAQFTRVMGKVCTQLLVSGSDEENISSYLQLIDKCLIHEAFTETQKKRLLSWKQQVQVQFRSISRKTLLDLTGQRRSRYGQSNSLPTTGCVGSGVPTRRNLRQYQMRSLPGVRPGILGTAGLFGPTPRSGSSTPTGLKQGRQGLWFANPGGSNSMPSRTHSSVQRTRSLPVHTNPHTMAMFQQTDLQLPVTEPDINNRLESLCLSMTEHALGDGVDRTSTI; from the exons TGGTGATCAGTCAGTGGCAGAGTGAGCCGAAGGAACGGGTCATCTCTCTGGTTTTGACCCACCTGCCTCTCCTAAAACCGGGCAACGTCGAGGCCAAGGTGGAGTACATGAGTCTCCTGCCGAAAATCTTGAGCCACACTATCGAACATGGCCGGCACTTGGAGGAAAGCAGGCAGCTTCTGTCCTACGCTCTCATTCACCCTGCAACCTCCCTGGAGGACCGGGCGAACCTCGCCCTCTGGCTCAACCACCTGGAGGAGCGGGCAGCTGCCCGAGGAGCAGGAGACTCCCTTGAGCGTGTACCTTCATCTCACCATGGGCAGCCTCCGCACCTCTACCCCCACCACCAGCGCTACGGGTCAGATGACCGTCTCAATGGCTGGCAGAGCTCGAGAGACTCTGGGCTCGGAAGttggcagcagcagcaacagggCTGTGAAAACGGCCACCTCTCACTGTACCCATCATCCTCTGTGCCCTCCACTATCAACGCTGTAGGTACAGGCAGTGGGACCAACACAA TCCTTTCGGGTGGGCAGCACAGTCCTCTGAGGCGTTCTGTGTCTCTGACCCCTCCGATGAGCGGCGGATCTAACCAGCCTCTGGGGCACGGATGGCTCTCCCAGGAGGACCTGCGTCCCCGCGGGCCAGCCCCCGACCACGCCCCCATCTCTCCTCAGAGCAGCGTGGCGTCCTCGGGCAGCGGAGGCAGCGAGCACCTGGAGGAACACGCTGCGGTCCGAAGTACATTCCATGAGGAAGGCAGCGGAATGAGGG ATGTGCCGGCATGGCTGAAGAGTCTACGTCTCCATAAGTACGCTGGGCTCTTCTCCACCATGACATATGATGAGATGATGTCACTGACGGAGCAGCAGCTGGAAGCTCAG CAAGTCACTAAAGGGGCACGGCACAAGATCATCATTAGTATTCAGAAGCTGAAAGACCGACAAAACATGCTGCGCTGTTTGGAGAAG gACATTTTGGAGGGAGGGAATCTACGTGCTCCTTTGCAGGAGCTCCACCAGATCATCCAGACGCCCATTAAAACCTGCAGCACAGAGGATtcgtcacagcgccacctgctgAGCGCAGAGGGGAAGAGCAGCATCGCCAGCTCCCACCTGGGCGGAGGAGAGACGGAGGGCAGCTCCACGGTCATAGCTGAGGGGGACATCCCTGCTCAGTTCACTCGCGTCATGGGCAAAG TTTGCACACAACTCCTCGTCTCCGGGTCGGATGAGGAGAACATTAGTTCCTACCTACAGCTTATTGATAAGTGCCTAATCCATGAG GCCTTCACAGAGACACAGAAAAAGAGGTTGTTGTCATGGAAACAGCAAGTGCAGGTGCAGTTCCGGTCAATTTCACGAAAAACTCTACTGGACTTAACAGGACAGAGACGAAG CCGTTACGGTCAGTCCAACTCCCTCCCAACCACGGGCTGTGTAGGCAGCGGCGTTCCCACCCGGAGAAACTTGCGGCAGTATCAGATGCGGAGTTTGCCTGGTGTAAGACCTGGCATTTTAGGTACCGCCGGCCTGTTCGGACCAACGCCCCGGAGCGGCAGCAGCACCCCTACTGGCCTGAAACAAGGCAGACAG GGTTTGTGGTTTGCTAACCCAGGGGGCAGTAACAGCATGCCCAGCCGCACCCACAGCTCAGTTCAGAGGACTCGATCACTACCCGTCCATACCAACCCACACACCATGGCCATGTTCCAGCAAACAG ATTTACAGTTACCTGTGACTGAGCCAGACATCAATAATCGTTTGGAGTCTCTGTGTCTCAGCATGACCGAACACGCTCTGGGAG ATGGCGTTGATCGAACTTCAACCATCTGA
- the samd4a gene encoding protein Smaug homolog 1 isoform X1: MMFRDQVGVLAGWFKGWNECEQTVALLSLLKRVSRTQARFLQLCLEHSLADCTELHVLEREANNPVVISQWQSEPKERVISLVLTHLPLLKPGNVEAKVEYMSLLPKILSHTIEHGRHLEESRQLLSYALIHPATSLEDRANLALWLNHLEERAAARGAGDSLERVPSSHHGQPPHLYPHHQRYGSDDRLNGWQSSRDSGLGSWQQQQQGCENGHLSLYPSSSVPSTINAVGTGSGTNTILSGGQHSPLRRSVSLTPPMSGGSNQPLGHGWLSQEDLRPRGPAPDHAPISPQSSVASSGSGGSEHLEEHAAVRSTFHEEGSGMRDVPAWLKSLRLHKYAGLFSTMTYDEMMSLTEQQLEAQQVTKGARHKIIISIQKLKDRQNMLRCLEKDILEGGNLRAPLQELHQIIQTPIKTCSTEDSSQRHLLSAEGKSSIASSHLGGGETEGSSTVIAEGDIPAQFTRVMGKVCTQLLVSGSDEENISSYLQLIDKCLIHEAFTETQKKRLLSWKQQVQVQFRSISRKTLLDLTGQRRSSRYGQSNSLPTTGCVGSGVPTRRNLRQYQMRSLPGVRPGILGTAGLFGPTPRSGSSTPTGLKQGRQGLWFANPGGSNSMPSRTHSSVQRTRSLPVHTNPHTMAMFQQTDLQLPVTEPDINNRLESLCLSMTEHALGDGVDRTSTI, from the exons TGGTGATCAGTCAGTGGCAGAGTGAGCCGAAGGAACGGGTCATCTCTCTGGTTTTGACCCACCTGCCTCTCCTAAAACCGGGCAACGTCGAGGCCAAGGTGGAGTACATGAGTCTCCTGCCGAAAATCTTGAGCCACACTATCGAACATGGCCGGCACTTGGAGGAAAGCAGGCAGCTTCTGTCCTACGCTCTCATTCACCCTGCAACCTCCCTGGAGGACCGGGCGAACCTCGCCCTCTGGCTCAACCACCTGGAGGAGCGGGCAGCTGCCCGAGGAGCAGGAGACTCCCTTGAGCGTGTACCTTCATCTCACCATGGGCAGCCTCCGCACCTCTACCCCCACCACCAGCGCTACGGGTCAGATGACCGTCTCAATGGCTGGCAGAGCTCGAGAGACTCTGGGCTCGGAAGttggcagcagcagcaacagggCTGTGAAAACGGCCACCTCTCACTGTACCCATCATCCTCTGTGCCCTCCACTATCAACGCTGTAGGTACAGGCAGTGGGACCAACACAA TCCTTTCGGGTGGGCAGCACAGTCCTCTGAGGCGTTCTGTGTCTCTGACCCCTCCGATGAGCGGCGGATCTAACCAGCCTCTGGGGCACGGATGGCTCTCCCAGGAGGACCTGCGTCCCCGCGGGCCAGCCCCCGACCACGCCCCCATCTCTCCTCAGAGCAGCGTGGCGTCCTCGGGCAGCGGAGGCAGCGAGCACCTGGAGGAACACGCTGCGGTCCGAAGTACATTCCATGAGGAAGGCAGCGGAATGAGGG ATGTGCCGGCATGGCTGAAGAGTCTACGTCTCCATAAGTACGCTGGGCTCTTCTCCACCATGACATATGATGAGATGATGTCACTGACGGAGCAGCAGCTGGAAGCTCAG CAAGTCACTAAAGGGGCACGGCACAAGATCATCATTAGTATTCAGAAGCTGAAAGACCGACAAAACATGCTGCGCTGTTTGGAGAAG gACATTTTGGAGGGAGGGAATCTACGTGCTCCTTTGCAGGAGCTCCACCAGATCATCCAGACGCCCATTAAAACCTGCAGCACAGAGGATtcgtcacagcgccacctgctgAGCGCAGAGGGGAAGAGCAGCATCGCCAGCTCCCACCTGGGCGGAGGAGAGACGGAGGGCAGCTCCACGGTCATAGCTGAGGGGGACATCCCTGCTCAGTTCACTCGCGTCATGGGCAAAG TTTGCACACAACTCCTCGTCTCCGGGTCGGATGAGGAGAACATTAGTTCCTACCTACAGCTTATTGATAAGTGCCTAATCCATGAG GCCTTCACAGAGACACAGAAAAAGAGGTTGTTGTCATGGAAACAGCAAGTGCAGGTGCAGTTCCGGTCAATTTCACGAAAAACTCTACTGGACTTAACAGGACAGAGACGAAG CAGCCGTTACGGTCAGTCCAACTCCCTCCCAACCACGGGCTGTGTAGGCAGCGGCGTTCCCACCCGGAGAAACTTGCGGCAGTATCAGATGCGGAGTTTGCCTGGTGTAAGACCTGGCATTTTAGGTACCGCCGGCCTGTTCGGACCAACGCCCCGGAGCGGCAGCAGCACCCCTACTGGCCTGAAACAAGGCAGACAG GGTTTGTGGTTTGCTAACCCAGGGGGCAGTAACAGCATGCCCAGCCGCACCCACAGCTCAGTTCAGAGGACTCGATCACTACCCGTCCATACCAACCCACACACCATGGCCATGTTCCAGCAAACAG ATTTACAGTTACCTGTGACTGAGCCAGACATCAATAATCGTTTGGAGTCTCTGTGTCTCAGCATGACCGAACACGCTCTGGGAG ATGGCGTTGATCGAACTTCAACCATCTGA